From Pseudomonas sp. CCI4.2, one genomic window encodes:
- a CDS encoding LysR family transcriptional regulator: MKAPRVTLDQWRTLQAVVDHGGFAQAAEALHRSQSSVSYTVARMQDQLGVPLLRIDGRKAVLTDAGGVLLRRSRQLVKQASQLEDLAHHMEQGWEAEVRLVVDAAYPNARLVRALTAFMPQSRGCRVRLREEVLSGVEEVLLEGVADLAISGFSIPGNLGSELSAVEFVAVAHPEHPLHQMQRELTFQDLESQLQVVIRDSGRSQPRDVGWLGAEQRWTVGSLATAATFVSSGLGFAWLPRHLIERELKEGLLKALPLDQGGSRHPLFYLYANKDKPLGPATQILIDLIRSFDTAPLTAIFAAPQLG, translated from the coding sequence ATGAAAGCGCCCCGCGTGACCCTTGATCAATGGCGCACCTTGCAAGCCGTGGTCGACCATGGCGGCTTCGCGCAAGCCGCCGAGGCGTTGCACCGTTCGCAGTCGTCGGTGAGCTACACCGTAGCGCGCATGCAGGATCAACTGGGCGTGCCATTGCTGCGCATCGACGGGCGTAAAGCGGTGCTGACGGACGCTGGCGGGGTGTTACTTCGCCGCTCGCGACAACTGGTGAAACAGGCCAGTCAGTTGGAAGACCTGGCCCATCATATGGAACAAGGCTGGGAAGCCGAGGTGCGACTGGTGGTCGACGCCGCTTACCCTAACGCCCGTCTGGTGCGAGCGCTGACGGCGTTCATGCCTCAAAGCCGAGGCTGCCGCGTGCGTTTACGCGAGGAAGTGCTGTCTGGCGTGGAAGAAGTGCTGCTCGAAGGTGTTGCCGACCTGGCCATCAGCGGCTTCAGTATCCCCGGCAATCTGGGCAGCGAATTGAGCGCCGTCGAATTTGTCGCAGTGGCTCACCCGGAACATCCGTTGCACCAAATGCAACGCGAACTGACCTTTCAGGACCTGGAAAGCCAACTGCAAGTGGTGATTCGCGACTCCGGCCGCTCTCAACCCCGGGATGTGGGCTGGCTCGGGGCTGAACAACGCTGGACCGTCGGCAGCCTGGCCACCGCAGCTACCTTCGTCAGCAGCGGCTTGGGGTTTGCCTGGTTGCCACGCCACCTGATCGAACGCGAGCTTAAAGAGGGTTTGCTCAAAGCCCTGCCACTCGACCAAGGTGGCAGCCGCCACCCCCTGTTCTATCTTTACGCCAACAAGGACAAACCCTTGGGGCCAGCGACGCAGATACTTATCGACCTGATTCGCAGCTTCGACACGGCGCCGCTGACAGCGATATTCGCCGCACCGCAACTGGGCTGA
- a CDS encoding 3-phosphoglycerate kinase yields MKKFCCVVLAMLPVTAFAYPIDVEKHLTGVSIDYTSYDTDYDLGSIKLNNYGDNAAECTVVFINGPESPRTRRVQIPAKASVDASAKFTRNIIKLRITLTCVAK; encoded by the coding sequence ATGAAGAAGTTCTGTTGTGTGGTGTTGGCAATGTTGCCGGTCACTGCTTTCGCGTACCCGATTGACGTCGAGAAGCACCTCACCGGCGTCAGCATCGATTACACCAGCTACGATACGGATTACGACTTGGGCTCCATTAAGCTGAATAACTACGGCGACAACGCCGCCGAGTGCACCGTGGTGTTCATCAACGGCCCGGAATCGCCGCGCACCCGCCGCGTGCAAATCCCCGCAAAAGCCAGCGTAGACGCCTCGGCGAAGTTCACTCGGAACATTATTAAGCTCCGTATCACTCTGACGTGCGTGGCTAAATAA
- the bglX gene encoding beta-glucosidase BglX: MKIIYVLALLISLQMSSVGAETLPANQPDKEMFIAHLLGEMTLEEKVGQLTMSYDTEHAKKPELFRLISAGQTGAIIGTLSRAAGRELQDVAVQHTRLKIPLFFGFDVIHGYRTIFPIDLGLAASWDMDAIATSARIAAQEASADGVDMTFAPMVDISRDPRWGRVAESFGEDTYLVSRIAEVVVNAFQGPLPIASDRIMACVKHFALYGAVEGGRDYNSVDMSPVQMYQNYLPPFQAAFGAGADSVMIALNSINGVPATSNVWLLQEVLRREWRFNGMTLGDFGGISQLVDHGVAANRREASGEAIRAGLDMSLGDPFYGVELEGLVKSGETSQTQIDNAVRNVLATKYDMGLFDDPYRRLGRASEDPSEMDAESRLHRSQARDVARKTLVLLKNKDKLLPLKKHGTIALIGPLAKNPVDMLGSWSARGVASQVVTVYDGLATALGNQGSLLYAQGANVTDSTEVIDYLGDALVIDPRPETAMIDEAVKAAAQADVVVAVLGESKGMSGEAASRTSLDLPGRQSQLLTALKATGKPLVLVLMNGRPLSVGAEQDQADAVLETWFSGTEGGNAIADVLFGDYNPSGKLPITFPRSVGQIPSYYNHLNTGRPFVPGHSRTFSSLYYDQLDGPLYPFGYGLSYTDFSLSDVTLSTTALSRDGALDASVRVKNTGQRDGATVVQLYIQQVLGSISRPVKELKGFQKIRLKAGEEKTVHFTVDEDSLKFYNAELKYVAEPGAFNLQIGLDSQYVKQRSFQLL, encoded by the coding sequence ATGAAAATCATTTACGTACTCGCTTTGCTCATCAGCCTGCAGATGTCGTCTGTGGGCGCCGAAACGCTGCCCGCCAATCAACCTGACAAAGAAATGTTCATCGCTCATTTATTGGGGGAAATGACGCTGGAAGAAAAAGTCGGGCAGCTCACAATGAGTTACGACACTGAGCACGCAAAGAAGCCTGAGTTGTTTCGCCTAATCAGCGCCGGGCAGACCGGTGCAATCATTGGCACACTGTCGCGTGCCGCGGGCCGCGAGCTGCAAGACGTCGCCGTCCAGCACACTCGATTAAAAATCCCACTGTTCTTTGGTTTTGATGTAATTCATGGCTATCGAACGATTTTTCCCATCGACCTTGGCTTGGCTGCCAGCTGGGACATGGATGCAATTGCCACCAGCGCCCGCATTGCGGCACAGGAAGCCAGCGCCGATGGGGTCGACATGACCTTTGCGCCCATGGTCGATATCAGCCGTGATCCCCGGTGGGGACGGGTGGCGGAAAGTTTCGGCGAAGACACCTATCTGGTTTCACGCATCGCCGAAGTAGTGGTGAACGCTTTTCAGGGGCCGTTGCCGATTGCCTCGGACAGAATCATGGCCTGTGTGAAACATTTCGCACTGTACGGCGCGGTTGAGGGCGGACGGGATTACAACAGCGTGGACATGAGTCCGGTGCAGATGTATCAAAATTACCTTCCACCGTTTCAAGCCGCGTTTGGCGCTGGGGCCGATTCGGTAATGATTGCGTTGAACTCGATCAATGGCGTGCCCGCGACGTCGAATGTCTGGCTGCTACAAGAGGTTCTCCGTCGGGAGTGGCGATTCAATGGGATGACGCTGGGTGATTTCGGAGGAATAAGCCAGCTCGTCGATCATGGCGTCGCGGCCAATCGGCGCGAGGCGTCCGGTGAGGCCATCAGAGCGGGCCTCGACATGAGCTTGGGGGATCCGTTTTACGGCGTAGAACTGGAAGGGTTAGTCAAGTCTGGAGAAACCTCACAAACGCAAATCGATAACGCGGTACGCAATGTATTAGCGACTAAATACGACATGGGTCTGTTCGACGACCCTTACCGGCGCTTAGGCCGCGCCAGCGAAGATCCATCGGAGATGGACGCAGAAAGCCGGCTGCACCGCTCACAAGCCCGCGATGTGGCTCGGAAAACCTTGGTGCTGCTGAAAAATAAAGACAAACTCTTGCCGTTGAAAAAACACGGAACCATCGCTCTGATAGGTCCATTGGCAAAAAATCCGGTGGACATGCTGGGTTCCTGGTCCGCCCGTGGCGTGGCCTCACAGGTGGTCACCGTTTATGACGGCTTGGCAACCGCGTTAGGGAACCAAGGCTCGCTGCTCTACGCCCAAGGCGCGAACGTGACCGACAGCACAGAAGTTATCGATTATCTGGGCGACGCGCTGGTCATTGATCCTCGTCCTGAAACCGCAATGATCGACGAGGCCGTGAAAGCGGCGGCACAGGCCGATGTGGTAGTCGCCGTACTGGGGGAATCCAAGGGCATGTCCGGCGAGGCGGCCAGTCGGACCAGCCTTGATCTTCCGGGCCGACAAAGCCAATTGCTGACGGCGTTGAAGGCCACCGGGAAACCGCTGGTACTGGTGCTCATGAATGGTCGCCCGTTGTCGGTGGGCGCCGAGCAGGACCAAGCCGATGCCGTGCTGGAAACCTGGTTCAGCGGCACAGAAGGCGGCAACGCCATTGCCGACGTGCTGTTCGGCGATTACAACCCTTCGGGCAAATTACCGATTACGTTCCCGCGTTCAGTGGGGCAGATTCCTAGCTACTACAATCATCTGAACACCGGTCGCCCATTTGTCCCCGGTCATTCGCGAACCTTCTCCTCGCTGTACTACGACCAGCTCGACGGTCCGCTCTATCCCTTTGGCTACGGCCTCAGCTACACCGATTTCAGCCTGTCTGACGTGACTCTTTCAACGACCGCCTTGAGCCGCGACGGCGCGCTCGATGCCAGCGTCCGGGTGAAAAACACCGGCCAACGGGACGGCGCAACGGTGGTGCAGTTGTATATCCAGCAAGTGTTGGGCTCTATCAGTCGCCCCGTTAAAGAGCTCAAGGGCTTTCAAAAAATCAGGCTTAAGGCGGGGGAGGAGAAGACCGTCCATTTTACGGTGGATGAAGACAGCCTCAAGTTCTATAACGCCGAGTTGAAATACGTCGCGGAGCCGGGGGCCTTTAACCTGCAAATTGGCCTTGACTCCCAATACGTGAAACAGCGAAGTTTTCAGCTGTTATGA
- a CDS encoding DEAD/DEAH box helicase, translating to MFSQFALHERLLKAVAELNFVEPTPVQAAAIPLALEGRDLRVTAQTGSGKTAAFVLPMLNRLMGPAKVRVDIRAVILLPTRELAQQTLKEVERFSQFTFIKSGLITGGEDFKVQAAMLRKVPDILIGTPGRLLEQLNAGNLDLSQVELLILDEADRMLDMGFAEDVERLAGECKNRQQTLLFSATTGGAGLREMIGKVLTDPQHLQVNSISELAPGTRQQIITADHNSHKEKIVHWLLANEKYQKAIIFTNTRAMADRLYGRLVALEYKAFVLHGDKDQKDRKLAIDRLKQGGVKILVATDVAARGLDVEGLDMVINFDMPRSGDDYVHRIGRTGRAGGEGLAISLICHGDWNLMSSVERYLKQSFERRTIKEVKGTYGGPKKVKASGKAVGVKKKVKAGDKKADKKGSAKAPTKRKITNRPKTDALSLVSADGKAPLKKRKPEAPVAE from the coding sequence GTGTTTTCCCAATTCGCCCTGCACGAACGCCTGCTTAAAGCCGTGGCCGAGCTTAATTTTGTCGAGCCCACGCCTGTGCAAGCAGCGGCCATTCCGCTGGCACTGGAAGGGCGTGACCTGCGGGTGACTGCGCAAACCGGCAGCGGCAAAACCGCGGCTTTCGTATTGCCAATGCTTAACCGCCTGATGGGCCCGGCCAAGGTTCGCGTCGATATCCGCGCTGTGATCCTGTTGCCAACCCGCGAGCTGGCGCAGCAAACCCTCAAGGAAGTTGAGCGTTTCTCTCAGTTCACCTTCATCAAGTCCGGTCTGATCACCGGTGGCGAAGACTTTAAAGTCCAGGCCGCCATGCTGCGCAAAGTACCGGACATTTTGATTGGTACCCCGGGTCGTCTGTTGGAGCAACTCAATGCCGGCAACCTGGACCTGTCACAGGTCGAACTGCTGATCCTCGACGAAGCTGACCGCATGCTGGACATGGGTTTTGCCGAAGACGTCGAACGTCTGGCGGGCGAATGCAAAAACCGTCAGCAAACCCTGTTGTTCTCGGCGACCACCGGTGGCGCCGGTCTGCGTGAAATGATCGGCAAGGTGCTGACAGATCCGCAGCATTTGCAGGTCAACAGCATCAGTGAATTGGCCCCAGGCACTCGTCAGCAAATCATCACCGCTGACCACAACAGCCATAAAGAAAAAATCGTCCACTGGCTGCTGGCCAATGAGAAGTACCAGAAAGCGATTATTTTCACCAACACCCGTGCCATGGCTGATCGCCTGTATGGTCGTCTGGTGGCGCTGGAATATAAAGCGTTCGTGCTGCACGGCGACAAGGACCAGAAAGACCGCAAGCTGGCCATTGACCGTTTGAAGCAAGGCGGCGTGAAGATCCTCGTTGCAACTGACGTTGCAGCCCGTGGTTTGGACGTTGAAGGACTGGACATGGTCATCAACTTCGACATGCCTCGCAGCGGCGACGACTACGTACACCGTATCGGTCGTACCGGTCGTGCCGGTGGCGAAGGCCTGGCGATTTCCCTGATCTGCCATGGCGACTGGAACTTGATGTCCAGCGTTGAGCGTTACTTGAAGCAGAGCTTCGAGCGTCGCACGATCAAGGAAGTCAAAGGCACCTACGGCGGACCGAAGAAGGTCAAAGCATCGGGCAAGGCTGTTGGCGTGAAGAAGAAAGTGAAGGCTGGCGACAAGAAGGCTGATAAAAAAGGCAGCGCCAAGGCGCCGACTAAACGCAAGATTACTAACCGGCCAAAGACCGATGCGTTGTCGTTGGTCAGTGCAGACGGCAAAGCGCCGTTGAAGAAACGCAAGCCAGAAGCGCCGGTTGCTGAATAA
- a CDS encoding transcriptional regulator — MTDYNWDLIERLLHEVQNCSGKSFAPRAYAEQHAAALDAEGSSIGNLDELKALAADYEALLFKRGFIETRPEEEGGNGENFILTPRGASLLALLDSSIPGNDHPRQVLDQQADALDPDTFDTVASKAQIA; from the coding sequence ATGACGGACTATAACTGGGACCTAATCGAACGCCTGCTTCACGAAGTACAAAACTGCTCGGGCAAAAGTTTTGCCCCTCGTGCTTATGCGGAGCAACACGCCGCCGCGTTGGACGCTGAAGGGTCGTCGATTGGCAATCTGGATGAACTCAAGGCGTTGGCGGCTGATTATGAAGCGCTGTTATTCAAGCGCGGCTTTATCGAAACCCGGCCAGAAGAGGAGGGTGGCAACGGTGAGAATTTCATCCTGACCCCGCGTGGCGCCAGTCTGTTGGCCCTGCTGGACAGCAGCATCCCTGGCAACGACCACCCGCGCCAGGTTCTGGACCAACAGGCCGACGCGCTGGATCCGGACACCTTCGATACCGTGGCGTCTAAGGCGCAGATCGCCTGA
- a CDS encoding DUF6279 family lipoprotein produces the protein MRTPLHVVVTLLITGFLMVSGCTRVGLAYRHLDIIIPWSVNDYLGMNSTQKRWLDDRLKEHLSWHCTTQVPGYLTWLDRLQHMVETNQVTEPELKAREAEGRLAIEQISRQVTPSAVELLSQLDDKQVQTLQEAFAKDLREHKEEFVDPPLDTQISDRTKRMEKRLSPWIGTLTAAQHQRVTDWSVALGEQNQLWVDNRTHWQGLFIAAVQQRKSPAFSQRITPLLQARESFWTPQYRQAYEQTEQAAIRLLVDLMAQSTPDQRQRLIEKIADVREDFANLSCLKATPQG, from the coding sequence ATGCGCACGCCACTCCATGTCGTCGTTACGCTCTTGATAACGGGTTTCCTGATGGTGTCTGGATGTACCCGTGTCGGGTTGGCCTATCGTCACCTGGACATCATTATTCCGTGGTCGGTCAACGATTATCTGGGGATGAATTCCACTCAGAAACGCTGGTTGGATGATCGCCTCAAAGAGCACCTGAGCTGGCATTGCACCACGCAAGTGCCCGGCTACCTTACTTGGCTGGACCGTTTGCAACACATGGTCGAAACCAACCAGGTGACCGAGCCTGAACTTAAAGCGCGCGAGGCGGAAGGCCGCTTGGCGATAGAGCAGATCTCCAGACAAGTCACGCCATCGGCGGTTGAACTGTTGAGTCAGCTAGACGATAAACAGGTGCAGACCTTGCAAGAGGCGTTTGCCAAGGACCTGCGTGAGCACAAAGAGGAGTTTGTGGACCCACCGCTGGACACGCAGATAAGCGATCGGACGAAGCGCATGGAAAAACGCCTCAGCCCTTGGATCGGTACATTGACCGCCGCCCAGCATCAACGCGTCACCGATTGGTCCGTGGCGCTTGGCGAGCAGAATCAACTGTGGGTCGATAACCGCACGCATTGGCAGGGGCTGTTCATCGCCGCCGTTCAGCAACGCAAATCACCCGCTTTCTCACAGCGAATCACGCCCTTGCTGCAGGCTCGAGAGAGCTTCTGGACCCCGCAATATCGCCAAGCGTATGAGCAAACTGAGCAAGCAGCGATCCGTCTGTTAGTCGACCTAATGGCCCAAAGCACCCCCGATCAACGCCAGCGCCTCATTGAAAAAATCGCCGACGTGCGGGAAGACTTTGCCAACTTGAGCTGTCTCAAGGCAACACCACAGGGTTAA
- a CDS encoding S1 RNA-binding domain-containing protein, whose product MALVGRYNTLQVVKHTNFGLYLDGAQDGEILLPNRYIPKDIPSEDEDWLNVFVYLDSDDKLIATTEKPKVQVGEFASLKVLEVNSIGIFLDWGLSKDLLLPYSEEKRTMQAGEYCVVHVYLDKHTRRITATARLDRYLDKTPGDYKVGQEVNLLVAEATDMGFKAIINNKHWGLIHKNEVFKFLRPGKEEKGFIKEIRADGNISLSLQPVGEEAAGSLNSKILSKLRDNNGVLPVSDKSDPQVISGLFGVSKGNFKKAIGALYKQGLIVIHADRIELI is encoded by the coding sequence ATGGCTTTAGTCGGGCGCTACAACACTCTGCAAGTGGTAAAACACACTAATTTCGGCCTTTATCTGGACGGCGCTCAGGACGGCGAAATTCTGCTGCCCAACCGCTATATCCCTAAAGATATCCCCAGCGAAGATGAAGACTGGCTCAATGTTTTCGTTTATCTGGACAGTGACGACAAGCTGATTGCCACCACTGAAAAACCGAAAGTTCAGGTCGGTGAGTTTGCCAGCTTGAAAGTGCTCGAAGTGAACAGCATCGGTATCTTCCTCGATTGGGGCCTGTCGAAGGATCTGCTGCTGCCGTATTCCGAAGAAAAACGCACGATGCAGGCGGGCGAGTATTGCGTGGTCCACGTCTATCTGGACAAACACACTCGCCGCATCACTGCAACCGCTCGGCTAGACCGTTACCTGGACAAGACGCCGGGTGATTACAAGGTCGGTCAGGAAGTTAATTTGCTGGTGGCTGAAGCGACTGATATGGGCTTCAAGGCCATTATCAATAACAAGCACTGGGGCCTGATCCACAAAAACGAAGTGTTCAAGTTTTTGCGTCCCGGCAAAGAAGAAAAAGGCTTCATCAAAGAAATTCGCGCCGATGGCAACATCAGCCTGAGCCTGCAACCGGTCGGTGAAGAGGCGGCCGGTAGCTTGAATTCGAAGATCCTGTCCAAGTTGCGCGACAACAATGGCGTGTTGCCCGTCAGCGATAAAAGCGATCCGCAGGTCATCAGCGGTTTGTTCGGCGTGAGCAAAGGCAACTTCAAGAAAGCGATTGGCGCGCTGTACAAACAGGGCCTTATCGTTATTCACGCGGACCGTATCGAACTGATTTAA
- a CDS encoding DsbA family oxidoreductase, translating to MNSDGPLKVDIWSDYVCPFCYLQLAIIDQLQQEYGSRITVQWHAFELRPEPLATLDPSADYLRATWRQAIYPMAQKRKVLMKLPPVQPRSRNVLEAAAFAKVHGKFEAFHKEAFRAFFEFGRDIGDILVLLEVGSRAGLDRQALNSALSNHHYTDQIVADEGLADELGLRAVPAFLIRRADQPLSEATVMNGTMGIGPFKREIDRLCA from the coding sequence ATGAACAGCGACGGCCCATTGAAAGTCGACATCTGGAGCGACTACGTTTGTCCGTTCTGTTATCTGCAATTGGCGATAATTGACCAACTTCAACAGGAATATGGGTCACGCATTACCGTGCAATGGCATGCATTTGAGCTGCGACCAGAACCGCTCGCAACCTTAGACCCAAGCGCCGACTACCTCCGCGCGACCTGGCGACAAGCGATCTACCCGATGGCTCAAAAACGCAAAGTCCTGATGAAGTTACCGCCTGTCCAACCGCGCAGCCGCAACGTTTTGGAAGCGGCCGCTTTCGCCAAAGTCCACGGCAAGTTTGAGGCGTTCCACAAAGAAGCGTTTCGTGCGTTCTTTGAGTTTGGCCGCGACATCGGCGACATTCTGGTGTTGCTGGAGGTGGGCAGCCGCGCGGGGCTGGACCGACAAGCGTTAAACAGCGCTTTATCCAATCATCATTACACCGACCAGATAGTCGCTGACGAAGGACTCGCCGATGAATTGGGGTTACGCGCGGTGCCGGCCTTTTTGATTCGCCGGGCGGATCAGCCCTTAAGCGAGGCCACGGTAATGAATGGGACTATGGGCATTGGTCCGTTCAAACGGGAAATCGATCGGCTTTGCGCGTAA
- a CDS encoding DUF2177 family protein yields the protein MKKYLTAYVSTLLVFLVCDGIWLGLLMGPKYRAWLGPLMLDTPVVGPALAFYLLYAAGIVVFGVIPALQRERAGRAAAGSAFLGLMAYATYDLTNWATLQGWPAPLAVVDLAWGVVASGLAGTGGYLITRNLQTRGFI from the coding sequence ATGAAAAAATACCTCACCGCCTACGTCAGCACGTTATTGGTGTTTCTTGTGTGCGATGGCATCTGGCTTGGCTTGCTGATGGGGCCTAAATACCGAGCCTGGCTAGGACCTTTGATGCTGGACACCCCGGTTGTTGGACCTGCGCTGGCGTTTTATCTGCTATACGCAGCGGGCATCGTGGTATTTGGCGTCATCCCAGCGTTGCAACGCGAACGCGCAGGCCGGGCTGCAGCCGGCAGTGCATTTCTTGGGCTGATGGCGTACGCAACTTACGACCTGACCAATTGGGCGACGCTGCAAGGCTGGCCCGCACCATTGGCAGTGGTTGATCTGGCGTGGGGCGTGGTTGCATCGGGGCTGGCGGGGACGGGCGGCTACCTGATAACCCGCAACTTGCAAACGCGCGGGTTTATCTGA
- a CDS encoding CsbD family protein, which produces MSSTGDKVKGMANEAVGNVKQGVGKATDNSKLKAEGKAQEIKGDTQQAVGKAKDAVKKGVDKA; this is translated from the coding sequence ATGAGCAGCACGGGCGATAAAGTCAAAGGTATGGCCAATGAAGCAGTTGGTAACGTCAAGCAAGGCGTAGGCAAAGCCACTGACAATTCGAAACTCAAAGCTGAAGGGAAAGCCCAGGAAATCAAGGGTGATACCCAACAAGCCGTGGGCAAAGCTAAAGATGCCGTGAAGAAAGGTGTCGATAAGGCGTGA
- a CDS encoding YihY/virulence factor BrkB family protein, whose amino-acid sequence MIFPKLGDLSMKKVLMRTVNEFMDDEMSTYASALAYQMLFSLFPFLLFLIALIGFLHLPDFFSWLRLQSELVLPPQALDQVNPVIDQLQQSKGGLLSIGIVIALWTASAGVRLMMSAMNAAYDVAEGRPIWKRFPLSILYTIGIAGMLLAAAGLMVTGPQVMSWLAGQIGMQDFIVTLWTLLRWPVIIVLLMVAVALMYFVMPDVKQEFRFITAGSVLAVVVWIVASLGFGYYVKTFSDYNAMYGSIGAIIVLLLYFYISAAVLLLGAEMNAVIEHMHAEGKNPGEKEAGAGVAREPMTKHISGLGRHNSVPAGAKTDESSA is encoded by the coding sequence ATGATTTTTCCGAAGCTAGGCGACCTTTCCATGAAGAAGGTGTTAATGCGGACCGTCAATGAGTTCATGGATGACGAAATGTCGACGTATGCGTCGGCATTGGCTTATCAGATGCTGTTCTCGCTGTTCCCTTTTTTGCTGTTTTTGATTGCCCTGATCGGCTTCTTGCACTTGCCGGATTTCTTCTCCTGGCTGCGGCTGCAATCAGAATTGGTCTTGCCACCGCAAGCCCTCGATCAGGTCAACCCGGTGATCGATCAGCTTCAGCAATCCAAGGGCGGGCTGTTGTCGATTGGTATCGTGATCGCGTTATGGACCGCGTCGGCGGGCGTGCGCTTAATGATGAGCGCCATGAACGCGGCCTACGACGTAGCCGAAGGGCGCCCAATCTGGAAACGTTTTCCGCTGTCGATTCTGTACACCATCGGTATTGCCGGGATGTTGCTTGCCGCTGCCGGGCTCATGGTCACCGGGCCGCAAGTCATGAGTTGGCTGGCCGGACAAATCGGCATGCAAGACTTCATTGTTACCCTGTGGACCCTCCTTCGCTGGCCGGTAATCATCGTGTTGCTGATGGTGGCGGTGGCTCTGATGTATTTCGTCATGCCAGACGTTAAGCAAGAGTTTCGCTTCATTACTGCCGGTTCGGTATTGGCGGTGGTGGTCTGGATTGTGGCGTCGTTGGGCTTCGGCTATTACGTCAAAACCTTTTCCGATTACAACGCCATGTACGGCAGCATCGGCGCGATCATCGTGTTGTTGTTGTATTTTTACATTTCGGCAGCGGTGCTGTTATTGGGCGCGGAGATGAACGCGGTCATTGAACATATGCACGCGGAAGGCAAAAACCCAGGCGAGAAAGAAGCCGGCGCTGGTGTGGCACGTGAACCGATGACCAAACACATCTCGGGCCTCGGGCGTCATAATTCGGTCCCAGCGGGTGCGAAGACTGACGAATCGTCGGCCTGA
- the def gene encoding peptide deformylase, which translates to MIHEILKMGDERLLRIAPLVPESMFGTPELHALIADMFETMDSVGGVGLAAPQIGIDLQLVIFGFEHSERYPEADAVPQTVLLNPLITPLHPAVEEGWEGCLSVPGLRGMVDRYEYIRYEGVDPDGRPIQRTAHGFHARVVQHECDHLIGRLYPSRITDFSKFGYLEVLFPDMDPNADE; encoded by the coding sequence ATGATTCATGAGATTCTGAAAATGGGCGACGAGCGCTTGTTGCGTATCGCCCCGCTGGTGCCTGAGTCAATGTTCGGCACCCCCGAACTTCACGCACTGATCGCCGACATGTTCGAGACTATGGACAGCGTCGGCGGCGTTGGTTTGGCAGCGCCGCAGATCGGCATTGATTTGCAGTTGGTGATCTTTGGTTTTGAACACAGCGAACGCTATCCAGAAGCTGATGCCGTCCCCCAGACGGTGTTGCTCAATCCGCTGATCACCCCCCTCCACCCAGCGGTAGAGGAGGGTTGGGAAGGGTGCCTGTCGGTGCCGGGGTTGCGCGGTATGGTGGATCGTTACGAGTATATTCGTTACGAGGGCGTTGACCCGGATGGTCGGCCCATCCAGCGCACCGCCCACGGTTTTCACGCGCGCGTGGTGCAGCATGAGTGCGATCACCTGATTGGCCGTCTGTATCCGTCCCGGATCACCGACTTCAGCAAATTCGGCTATCTGGAGGTGCTATTCCCCGACATGGACCCCAACGCTGACGAATGA
- a CDS encoding methyltransferase: MKLPLIACSVAALLGLGLTQVQAQAADAHAPASTVSAAQFAKVLSGPWRAPENSARDQYRHPQQTLQFFGLRANQTLIEITPGNGWYSELLAPLLKNKGRYIAAVQSTATGDNARKAADRLKQKFAADPTHYSKAQIVEFDPQAPVFGKSASVDTLLTFRNVHNWVMADDAPAMFKGFYNVLKPGGTLGVVDHRAKVGASEESMKDSGYLPTAYVVKLATDAGFVLAGSSEINANPKDTKDYPQGVWTLPPTLTMGNQDRDKYLAIGESDRLTLRFIKPAHRSTQISKTKP; this comes from the coding sequence ATGAAACTTCCTCTTATCGCTTGCTCCGTCGCCGCCCTGCTTGGTCTTGGGCTTACCCAGGTTCAGGCTCAGGCCGCCGACGCTCATGCCCCGGCCTCCACGGTCAGCGCCGCGCAGTTCGCTAAAGTGCTCTCGGGCCCTTGGCGCGCGCCGGAAAACAGCGCACGGGATCAGTACCGACACCCCCAGCAAACCTTGCAGTTTTTCGGCCTGCGCGCCAACCAGACGCTGATTGAAATCACCCCAGGCAACGGCTGGTACAGCGAGCTGCTGGCGCCGCTGCTCAAGAACAAAGGTCGCTACATCGCGGCGGTGCAGTCAACGGCCACCGGCGACAATGCGCGTAAGGCCGCCGACCGCCTGAAACAGAAATTCGCCGCCGACCCCACCCACTACAGCAAAGCGCAGATCGTCGAGTTCGATCCGCAGGCCCCGGTGTTCGGCAAGTCGGCCTCGGTCGATACCCTGCTGACGTTCCGTAACGTGCACAACTGGGTCATGGCGGACGATGCGCCAGCGATGTTCAAAGGGTTTTATAACGTGTTGAAACCGGGCGGCACCTTAGGCGTGGTCGACCACCGGGCCAAAGTCGGTGCCTCGGAGGAGTCGATGAAGGACAGTGGTTACCTGCCTACGGCGTACGTCGTGAAACTGGCCACCGATGCGGGGTTCGTATTGGCGGGCAGCAGCGAAATCAACGCCAACCCCAAGGACACTAAGGACTATCCGCAGGGTGTCTGGACCTTGCCGCCGACGCTGACCATGGGTAATCAGGACCGGGACAAATATTTAGCCATTGGCGAATCCGACCGGCTGACCCTGCGTTTCATAAAGCCCGCTCACCGGAGCACACAAATAAGCAAGACCAAGCCGTAG